The Chloroflexota bacterium genomic interval TACCGAAGGCGGCGGATCAGGTAACAGTCGATCACTCGGAACTAATTCTGGCGCTGCACGATGCCGGCTGTGTGCAGTTGGGTCAGTTTACGCTGGCCTCCGGCCAGTGGTCTCCGATCTATGTGGATCTGCGGCGGATGTCCAGTAACCCAGATCTGCTGCGGCTGGCTGCCCGGGCCTATGCAGATCTGCTAAAACCGCTGGCCTTTGATCACCTGGCAGCGGTTCCCTACGCCGCCCTGACTATCGGTACAGCTGTTGCTTTGCAGACCGATAGCTCCTTGATCTATCCACGCAAAGAGGTCAAGGGACATGGCACGGGAAGGACCGTGGAAGGTGTTTTTTCGACGGGCCAACGGGCGGTCGTCGTCGAAGATCTGGTGACCAGCGGTGGCAGTGTACTCAAGGCTATCGACGCGCTGGAGGGCGCTGGTCTGTTCGTGTCGGATATCGTTGTGTTGATCGATCGTGAACAGGGAGGGCAGGAAAATCTGGCCACGGCGGGGTATTGCCTACATACCGTATTGACCCTTTCCCAGATCCTGACTGTGTTGCAGCGAGAGGGTCGCCTGTCCCCAGATCAGGCCCGGGAAGTGCAGGCGTATCTGGCGGAGTAGACCGCTTCCAGAGGACCGCGGACGGCAGACGGCTTCCGGAAGACCGCGGACGGCAGACGACGGACCGCTTCCGGAAGACCGCGGACGGCAGACGGCGGTCTTCGGTCGGCGGTCCTCGGTTAAGTGACAAGGAGTAAGTGACATGTCAGACAGTGCCGTGCACGAAGTTTCGGAAACCGGTGGCTGCGCCCGAATCCAGGAATTTTCCGGCCAGGATATCCTGTCGGTATCTCAGTTCAACCGCGACAATCTGACCTGTGTTTTTGAAGAAGCCCAGGCAATGCGCGCCATGGTCGACCGCCAGGGCATGAGCGACCTTTTGCGCGGGAATGTGTTGACCTGCCTGTTCTATGAACCGAGCACGCGCACCAGTTCTTCCTTTATCGCCGCTATGGAGCGTTTAGGGGGTAGCGTAATTCCAATTACGCAGGGTGTGCAGTACAGCTCGGTCAGCAAGGGGGAAACCCTGGCCGATACCATCCGCACGCTGGAGCAGTACTCCGATGTGATCGTGCTGCGCCACCCGGAAATCGGTTCAGCCCAGGTCGCCGCCGAGTACGCAGAGGTGCCGGTTCTCAATGCAGGTGATGGGGCGGGTGAACACCCAACCCAGGCACTGCTCGATCTGTTCACCATCCAGGAAGAGCTTGGCAGAAT includes:
- the pyrB gene encoding aspartate carbamoyltransferase; translated protein: MSDSAVHEVSETGGCARIQEFSGQDILSVSQFNRDNLTCVFEEAQAMRAMVDRQGMSDLLRGNVLTCLFYEPSTRTSSSFIAAMERLGGSVIPITQGVQYSSVSKGETLADTIRTLEQYSDVIVLRHPEIGSAQVAAEYAEVPVLNAGDGAGEHPTQALLDLFTIQEELGRIDGLKIAMVGDLRYGRTVHSLTKLLTQYDVSLRYVSPEILRLPLVTMNEVIDVGLPVRETHDVADVIENADVLYVTRVQKERFADLAQYEAVKEHYVITPELMQKAKENMVVMHPLPRVGEIHYAVDSDPRAAYFRQVRNGMYIRMALLAAVLGRV